Proteins found in one Paenibacillus borealis genomic segment:
- a CDS encoding acyltransferase family protein: MSNIQLGRTRLAGADGIRAIACLSVILHHLSQKLAMPAQKSWVQEVQSVFLLGNSGVSLFFLLSGFLLSFPFWSAYLNKEPYPSIRTYAVRRAARIMPGFYASFLVCLLLVWRLDIPTEFLWRRIITGFTFTSGFHYTTFFPSDLNGPFWSISFEVFSYMLMPLFMAVLFVLSKRRSFGKAVLFWIVTFGLLLAANALIHQWFTPSQQGRGWQYGQIGGAKFWMPNYNPVGFFGHFSIGILAAGITTAIMQLGARVERLRKLGVFDVAGAAALGLAGLLIWRMRHQGEFDFSLQHQPYYFPAYAILFGIVLLSAPFSVIVGRLLDNRFFRFTAKISFGLYIWHYLFITLIEKYGIEDYHHSGVRDVWRWLGISVTVIVISYAAAVISYYAIERPFIQWSKGKPFFRRKQKDTSPVHAA, encoded by the coding sequence ATGTCAAATATTCAGTTAGGCCGTACCCGCTTAGCAGGAGCGGATGGTATTCGTGCGATCGCTTGCCTGTCCGTCATCCTGCATCATCTGTCACAAAAGCTGGCGATGCCCGCACAAAAGTCTTGGGTTCAAGAAGTGCAGTCGGTTTTTTTGCTTGGAAACAGCGGGGTCAGCTTGTTTTTCCTGTTAAGCGGTTTTTTGCTGTCGTTCCCCTTCTGGAGCGCTTACTTAAATAAAGAGCCGTATCCATCTATCCGGACGTATGCAGTGCGCCGTGCTGCAAGAATTATGCCCGGCTTCTATGCTTCCTTCCTGGTCTGTCTGTTGCTCGTATGGAGGCTGGACATTCCTACGGAGTTCTTGTGGCGGCGAATCATTACAGGCTTCACGTTTACGTCAGGCTTCCACTACACAACGTTTTTTCCGTCCGATTTGAACGGGCCGTTCTGGTCGATCAGCTTCGAGGTGTTCAGCTACATGCTTATGCCTTTGTTTATGGCTGTATTGTTTGTGCTCAGCAAGCGGCGTTCGTTCGGCAAAGCGGTCTTGTTCTGGATTGTCACGTTTGGACTCTTGCTAGCCGCAAACGCTCTCATTCATCAGTGGTTTACGCCAAGCCAGCAGGGCCGGGGCTGGCAATATGGTCAGATTGGCGGTGCGAAATTCTGGATGCCGAATTACAATCCGGTCGGATTCTTCGGCCATTTCTCGATCGGCATCCTGGCCGCAGGCATAACGACTGCAATTATGCAGCTTGGTGCTAGGGTGGAGCGGCTGCGTAAGCTCGGGGTGTTCGATGTAGCCGGTGCTGCCGCTTTGGGTCTTGCCGGTTTGCTGATCTGGCGTATGCGCCACCAGGGCGAATTTGACTTCAGCCTCCAGCACCAGCCCTATTACTTCCCGGCTTATGCCATTTTGTTCGGAATCGTGCTGCTGTCGGCACCGTTCAGCGTGATCGTCGGGCGCTTACTGGATAACCGTTTTTTCCGGTTTACCGCGAAGATTTCGTTCGGCCTGTATATTTGGCACTATCTGTTCATTACGTTAATCGAGAAGTACGGAATAGAGGATTATCACCATTCCGGGGTTAGGGACGTATGGCGCTGGCTCGGCATCAGTGTAACCGTCATCGTAATCTCGTATGCGGCAGCGGTAATTTCTTATTATGCCATAGAGCGGCCGTTCATCCAGTGGTCGAAAGGTAAGCCGTTCTTTCGGCGCAAGCAGAAGGATACATCCCCGGTTCACGCCGCATAA